One part of the Vitis riparia cultivar Riparia Gloire de Montpellier isolate 1030 chromosome 15, EGFV_Vit.rip_1.0, whole genome shotgun sequence genome encodes these proteins:
- the LOC117932064 gene encoding uncharacterized protein LOC117932064, translating into MGQSFFSLVDPIRILQPHRDTLILSLGIGDFDVRRILVDPGSSADLLQVSVIKQMGLVPSSLENLGWILLGFNGAATTSLGDVALPVQADPVILNVQFSIVEDLSPFNAILGRIWLHYMKAIPSTYHQMVSFLIEDGHIDLYGSQLAARQCYQISRDARSSNDREPLPEQANAPN; encoded by the coding sequence ATGGgacaatcatttttttctctagtAGACCCCATACGAATATTGCAACCACACCGAGACACCCTTATCCTGTCTCTTGGGATTGGAGACTTCGACGTAAGGCGGATTTTGGTCGACCCGGGCAGCTCAGCCGACCTCTTGCAGGTATCAGTAATCAAACAAATGGGACTCGTGCCCTCCAGCTTGGAGAACCTGGGGTGGATTTTGTTAGGATTTAATGGAGCCGCAACAACCTCCCTTGGAGACGTTGCACTACCGGTCCAAGCAGACCCAGTCATCCTCAACGTACAATTCTCAATAGTGGAAGATTTATCCCCCTTCAACGCCATTTTGGGGCGCATCTGGTTGCATTATATGAAAGCCATCCCTTCCACGTACCATCAGATGGTGAGTTTTCTCATCGAAGACGGACATATTGATTTATATGGCAGTCAGTTAGCAGCCCGCCAGTGCTATCAAATATCACGAGATGCCAGGTCTAGCAATGATCGCGAGCCACTCCCTGAGCAAGCGAATGCACCCAACTAA